The Klebsiella sp. RIT-PI-d genome contains the following window.
CTGAAATGCTGAAAGATATCGGCGCAAAATACATCATCATCGGCCACTCTGAGCGTCGTACTTATCACAAAGAATCTGACGAGCTGATCGCGAAGAAATTTGCCGTGCTGAAAGAGCAGGGTCTGACCCCGGTTCTGTGCATCGGTGAAACCGAAGCGGAAAATGAAGCGGGTAAAACCGAAGAAGTTTGCGCACGCCAAATCGACGCAGTTCTGAAAACCCAGGGCGCAGCGGCATTTGAAGGTGTGGTTATCGCTTACGAACCTGTATGGGCAATCGGCACCGGTAAATCTGCAACCCCAGCTCAGGCTCAGGCAGTTCACAAATTCATTCGTGACCATATTGCTAAAGCTGACGCTAACATTGCTGAGCAGGTTATCATTCAGTACGGCGGTTCTGTTAACGCCTCTAACGCTGCCGAGCTGTTCACCCAGCCGGACATCGACGGCGCGCTGGTTGGCGGCGCATCTCTGAAAGCAGATGCTTTCGCCGTGATCGTTAAAGCAGCAGAAGCCGCTAAACAGGCGTAATGACGTCTGTTGTCCGTGCCGGGCGGCGTATGCGCCTGCCCGGCATATGGCTACAATTTCCCCAGCAGGTTAAACCAGGCGTAATCCAGCGGCACCAGCAGCAGGTACGTCATCACCGCCAGCGCCAGACACAACAGCATCCCGGCGCGTGCCGGAACCTTTCCAAGCGCCATGGCGACCACGATAGGCGATGCCTGATACGGCAACAGCGGCGTCGAGTAGCCCGCCACCTGAATCATAATCACGCTACGTAGCGGAAAACCTGTCGCATCGGAAAAACTCTGCGCCAGAGTGGTATACAACGCCGGTACGCCGTTTGCCGTCATTATAAAATTCAGCGCCGTCGTTATCCCGGTTAACGCCAGGAAACTGGTAAAGGGCCGCGCAGGATCCAGCGGCATCACGTGCATTAATGCCTCGCCTACCGCACCGCCAATACCCGTTTCGGTCACCGTCAGCGCCAGACCCAGAATACCGCCTACGTAGAGACAGGTGCGCATATTCACGCCTGAAGCGAACTCTTCCCCGCTGATAAAACCGACGCGCGGCAGGAGAGTAATGCAGGCCGCTGCCAATCCGGTCCACGCGGGGCCAATGCCGTGCCAGCTTTCCGTGACCCACATGACTAAGACAACCGCCAGCAGCCAGGCCAGCCGTTTTTCCTGGCGGCTCATGGGTGCTGAGGCGGGTAATGCGCGGGGTGGCTGGGGTGCGCCGGGAAATAACCAGCAGATCAGGCCAATCAGAATAAGACCTTTAAGTATTCCCAGTACCGGGGTATGTAGCAGCAAATAGGGAACGTAGTTGAGATGGATCCCGTAAGCGCCCTCCGCTGCCCCGCTCATCACCAGATTGGGGACGTTTGCGGGAAGGATGGTCGCTGAAAGCTGAAAGGTACCAAACCCAACGGCCAGTGCCAGCCCGTACCAGGCACGCGTGCCGTCCTCAATGCCGGCACGCGCCGCCATGGCAGCGACAATCGGCATCAGCAGCGCGATACGTCCCATGTTCGACGGCATGACAAACGCCAGCGCGTAACTTAGCAATACCACGCTTCCTACCATCAGCGGCCACGAGTCAGTTAGCCTGGACGATAACGCCCGTGCCGCGCGGTCTGCCAGACCGGTTTTGCGGATCGCCACGCCCAGCACAAAGCCGCTAAATACCAGCCAGAATGCAGATGAGGCAAAACCGCCAAAAATCACCTCCGGCGGCGCAATTTTGGCAATCATCGCCACGGCAAAAAACAGCAGCGCGGTAATAAATTCAGGGAGCAGCGATGTTGCCCAGAGCAAAATCGTCACGCCGATGACGAGGGAAGGAAGAAATAACGGATGGGAAAGCCAGAGCGACATGCCTGTCTCCTGAGGATTTTTTCAACAAGGATACGGACACAGGCATCCGGCGTAAACGCCAGATATGGTGGGGTTATCTGTCATGCTGACAAGATGCAGCAGGATCAGTGATAGTGAATTTCACCAAAGTATTCTGATAAAACGTAGTACCGGCAGTACTCAAATGGCATATCTGCTCCGGCCATAAAGGTGTGTCTGGCAACGGACAATAACGGCTTATTGGCGGCTATTTCTAACTTCTCACACAGATCCACAGACGGTAAAACCGCCTCCACTTTCTCGGTCGCCGAGTCGCTGGTCACCTGCAACAGAGAATAGAGCGACGTGCGCTCAAGCGCTTCTGCGGTCAGGGTCAACTCGGGGAAAAAGCTCAGGTCGAGGTAAATTTTTTCGTGGTTAAACGGACGATTATTGAGATAGCGCACGCGGGAAATATAAAAATAGTGATGATGGGCAGGAAGGCTTAATCCATCGACCTGAGCGTCGCGCGCGCGGCACGGTCCAATCTCAAGGATCCGGTTTTCAATGGCGATGCTGGCATCCTGC
Protein-coding sequences here:
- the tpiA gene encoding triose-phosphate isomerase, which codes for MRHPLVMGNWKLNGNRHMVNELVANLRKELAGVTGCGVAIAPPEMYIDLAKQAAAGSHIVLGAQNVDLNLSGAFTGETSAEMLKDIGAKYIIIGHSERRTYHKESDELIAKKFAVLKEQGLTPVLCIGETEAENEAGKTEEVCARQIDAVLKTQGAAAFEGVVIAYEPVWAIGTGKSATPAQAQAVHKFIRDHIAKADANIAEQVIIQYGGSVNASNAAELFTQPDIDGALVGGASLKADAFAVIVKAAEAAKQA
- a CDS encoding SLC13 family permease, whose product is MSLWLSHPLFLPSLVIGVTILLWATSLLPEFITALLFFAVAMIAKIAPPEVIFGGFASSAFWLVFSGFVLGVAIRKTGLADRAARALSSRLTDSWPLMVGSVVLLSYALAFVMPSNMGRIALLMPIVAAMAARAGIEDGTRAWYGLALAVGFGTFQLSATILPANVPNLVMSGAAEGAYGIHLNYVPYLLLHTPVLGILKGLILIGLICWLFPGAPQPPRALPASAPMSRQEKRLAWLLAVVLVMWVTESWHGIGPAWTGLAAACITLLPRVGFISGEEFASGVNMRTCLYVGGILGLALTVTETGIGGAVGEALMHVMPLDPARPFTSFLALTGITTALNFIMTANGVPALYTTLAQSFSDATGFPLRSVIMIQVAGYSTPLLPYQASPIVVAMALGKVPARAGMLLCLALAVMTYLLLVPLDYAWFNLLGKL
- a CDS encoding GntR family transcriptional regulator; the encoded protein is MQVDKTSFTPLYKQLFFILCQQIQNGVLPLGSQLPTQKAIARTYNVSLIVVKQAWNELISAGIITSQRGSGSIVCALPQGVSYGHTFRGITRDLQDASIAIENRILEIGPCRARDAQVDGLSLPAHHHYFYISRVRYLNNRPFNHEKIYLDLSFFPELTLTAEALERTSLYSLLQVTSDSATEKVEAVLPSVDLCEKLEIAANKPLLSVARHTFMAGADMPFEYCRYYVLSEYFGEIHYH